From Halorubrum salinarum, the proteins below share one genomic window:
- a CDS encoding alpha/beta hydrolase, with the protein MSDTVLIPGGRDVRATLDTAASDGAREGSDDAPRADAVVVACPPHPQQRGHRGDERLRAVSDALTDRGVDCLRFDYGDWDEGYGETTDADAAVGWARERYDRVGLFGFSFGGTVALVAAASRPDLAGVCALAPTARLNPDVDTVAALGDLAERGVPTRVLYATRDSTADWEPVVERAGELGIETVAFESDHFFVGRSGTVGEAAAAFLGERLAAD; encoded by the coding sequence GTGAGCGACACCGTCCTGATCCCCGGCGGCCGCGACGTGCGCGCCACGCTCGATACCGCCGCGAGCGACGGCGCCCGAGAAGGTTCCGACGACGCGCCGCGCGCGGACGCGGTCGTCGTCGCCTGTCCGCCGCACCCGCAGCAGCGCGGCCACCGCGGCGACGAGCGGCTGCGCGCCGTGAGCGACGCCCTGACCGACCGCGGGGTCGACTGCCTCCGGTTCGACTACGGCGACTGGGACGAGGGGTACGGCGAGACCACCGACGCGGACGCGGCGGTCGGCTGGGCGCGCGAGCGCTACGACCGCGTCGGCCTCTTCGGCTTCTCGTTCGGCGGCACGGTCGCGCTCGTCGCGGCCGCCTCGCGACCCGACCTCGCGGGCGTCTGCGCGCTCGCGCCGACGGCCCGTCTGAACCCCGACGTCGACACGGTCGCGGCGCTCGGCGACCTCGCCGAGCGCGGCGTGCCGACGCGCGTGCTGTACGCGACCCGGGACTCGACGGCCGACTGGGAGCCCGTGGTCGAGCGCGCGGGGGAACTGGGGATCGAGACGGTCGCGTTCGAGTCGGACCACTTCTTCGTCGGGCGGAGCGGAACGGTGGGCGAGGCGGCCGCGGCGTTCCTCGGAGAGCGGCTCGCGGCGGACTGA
- a CDS encoding DUF5778 family protein — MSETVDADLYTRTKALLEPGDIELVGCIVHTDLDGQQDLEMHELTVAANDVIADHADKGETYIEAGNDDTNFSSNQFQGLTLDGEEFVWECQQLLRDGAFDIVFYYEAGVDQEALAADLAALDNVDRVTQVP, encoded by the coding sequence ATGAGCGAGACCGTCGACGCCGACCTATACACCCGTACGAAGGCCCTCTTAGAGCCCGGCGACATCGAGCTGGTGGGCTGTATCGTCCATACGGACCTCGACGGCCAGCAGGACTTGGAGATGCACGAGCTGACGGTCGCCGCCAACGACGTCATCGCCGACCACGCCGACAAGGGCGAGACGTACATCGAGGCGGGCAACGACGACACGAACTTCTCGTCGAACCAGTTCCAGGGGCTGACACTCGACGGCGAGGAGTTCGTCTGGGAGTGCCAGCAGCTCCTCCGCGACGGCGCCTTCGACATCGTGTTCTACTACGAGGCGGGCGTCGACCAGGAGGCGCTCGCGGCCGACCTCGCCGCCCTCGATAACGTCGACCGCGTGACGCAGGTCCCGTGA
- a CDS encoding HhH-GPD family protein, whose product MTDAEGIPELPADLDAVRGALVDWYEADHRDFPWRRTEDPYEVLVSEVMSQQTQLDRVVPAWEDFLDEWPTTAALAAADRADVVAFWSDHSLGYNNRAKYLQEAAGQVEDDYEGAFPQDPEGLRELMGVGPYTANAVASFAFNNGDAVVDTNVKRVLYRAFDAPDDDDAFERIASALMPAGESRVWNNAVMELGGVACGKKPRCDEAGCPWREWCHAYQTGDFTAPDVPEQPSFEGSRRQFRGRIVRLLGEHEEMELDALGHRIRVDYAPDGDHGREWLRGLVDDLADDGLVEADASGDGVVVSLRR is encoded by the coding sequence ATGACCGACGCGGAGGGCATTCCCGAGCTCCCGGCCGACCTCGACGCGGTCCGCGGCGCGCTCGTCGACTGGTACGAGGCGGACCACCGGGACTTCCCGTGGCGCCGCACGGAGGACCCCTACGAGGTCCTCGTCAGCGAGGTGATGAGCCAGCAGACCCAGCTCGACCGGGTCGTGCCGGCGTGGGAGGACTTCCTCGACGAGTGGCCGACGACGGCCGCCCTCGCCGCGGCCGACCGCGCCGACGTGGTCGCCTTCTGGTCCGACCACTCGCTGGGGTACAACAACCGCGCGAAGTACCTCCAAGAGGCGGCCGGGCAGGTCGAGGACGACTACGAGGGGGCGTTCCCGCAGGACCCGGAGGGGCTGCGCGAGCTGATGGGCGTCGGCCCGTACACCGCCAACGCGGTGGCGTCGTTCGCGTTCAATAACGGCGACGCCGTCGTCGACACCAACGTGAAGCGGGTGCTGTACCGCGCGTTCGACGCCCCGGACGACGACGACGCGTTCGAGCGGATCGCCTCGGCGCTCATGCCCGCGGGCGAGTCCCGGGTCTGGAACAACGCGGTCATGGAGCTCGGCGGCGTCGCCTGCGGGAAGAAGCCGCGCTGCGACGAGGCGGGCTGCCCGTGGCGCGAGTGGTGCCACGCCTACCAGACCGGCGACTTCACCGCGCCCGACGTGCCGGAGCAGCCGAGCTTCGAGGGGAGCCGCCGGCAGTTCCGCGGCCGGATCGTCCGCCTGCTCGGCGAGCACGAGGAGATGGAGCTGGACGCGCTCGGCCACCGGATCCGCGTCGACTACGCGCCCGACGGCGACCACGGCCGGGAGTGGCTCCGGGGACTCGTCGACGACCTCGCGGACGACGGCCTGGTCGAGGCCGACGCGAGCGGGGACGGCGTCGTCGTGTCGCTCCGGCGCTGA